The following coding sequences are from one Zalophus californianus isolate mZalCal1 chromosome 15, mZalCal1.pri.v2, whole genome shotgun sequence window:
- the LOC113918351 gene encoding 40S ribosomal protein S29: MGHQQLYWSHPRKFGQGSRSCRVCSNRHGLIRKYGLNMCRQCFRQYAKDIGFIKLD; this comes from the coding sequence ATGGGTCACCAGCAGCTGTACTGGAGCCATCCGAGGAAATTTGGCCAGGGTTCTCGTTCTTGCCGCGTCTGCTCAAACCGGCACGGTCTGATCCGGAAATACGGCCTCAATATGTGCCGCCAGTGTTTCCGTCAGTATGCGAAGGATATAGGCTTCATTAAGTTGGATTAA